A stretch of the Vigna radiata var. radiata cultivar VC1973A chromosome 9, Vradiata_ver6, whole genome shotgun sequence genome encodes the following:
- the LOC106773109 gene encoding mitogen-activated protein kinase kinase kinase 17-like has product MAEWMKLRVLGEGSFGKVYLVLLRFTQEQNSKVSLLAMKTSSSASMVREKKIFDLLLGCKGIVQCHYYKIIVEGDKLTYNLFMEYALYGSLGNLIKIELFSDKEVVVYTHMILKGLYCMHEKGIVHGDLKPDNILLFHSSDRHIKYQLKISDFGLSKTSEEANTDLGEIKFRGTPYYMSPESVRGFKETPLDIWSLGCIVIEMSTGLREWWNFESTNQLLCKLAFSEEVPKIPDKLSYDCKDFLRKCLMNDPQQRWTAKMLLNHPFIQKK; this is encoded by the coding sequence atGGCTGAGTGGATGAAGTTGAGAGTTTTGGGGGAAGGTTCATTTGGCAAAGTGTATCTTGTTCTTCTACGTTTTACACAAGAACAAAATTCGAAAGTTTCACTCTTAGCAATGAAGACAAGTTCTTCTGCATCAATGGTAAGGGAGAAAAAgatttttgatttattattgGGTTGTAAAGGGATTGTGCAATGTCACTATTATAAAATCATTGTTGAAGGAGATAAGTTAACTTATAACCTTTTCATGGAATATGCCCTTTATGGTTCTTTGGGCAATTTAATAAAGATAGAGTTATTCTCTGACAAGGAAGTGGTAGTCTACACTCACATGATTCTCAAGGGACTTTATTGTATGCACGAGAAGGGAATTGTTCATGGTGATCTTAAACCAGATAACATTCTCCTTTTTCATTCATCGGATCGtcatataaaatatcaactaaagATTTCTGATTTTGGATTGTCTAAGACTAGCGAAGAGGCAAATACTGATTTAGGAGAGATCAAGTTCAGAGGGACACCCTATTACATGTCACCNGAATCAGTTAGAGGTTTTAAGGAAACACCTTTAGATATATGGTCTCTGGGATGCATTGTTATTGAGATGAGCACTGGACTTCGAGAATGGTGGAACTTTGAATCCACAAACCAATTATTGTGCAAGCTTGCATTTTCTGAAGAAGTACCAAAGATACCAGATAAACTTAGTTATGATTGCAAGGATTTTTTGAGAAAATGTTTAATGAATGATCCTCAACAAAGATGGACGGCTAAAATGCTTCTGAATCATCCttttattcaaaagaaataa